In Streptomyces sp. NBC_01551, one DNA window encodes the following:
- a CDS encoding DUF4383 domain-containing protein, with product MAAHASDAFRTAPRASQTHGAHGTHTTAPHAAYGCHAEHDSYAPYVPHGPIELPAPHVPYLVRRIAHPVGARLDEHLPADHKLSQVYRVGAGLMGLLLVAFGILGLIDRIGFFDTGGATVLALNTNGALSVLSICIGLLLFTGMVIGGNFASTLNIVLGLLFIASGFVNLALLDTGMNFLAFKIQNVLFSFVVGVMLMWFGMYGRVGSALPHDNPYWRARHPEQAAREQRAASGRL from the coding sequence ATGGCTGCCCACGCGTCCGACGCGTTCCGGACGGCGCCTCGTGCGTCCCAGACCCACGGAGCGCACGGAACCCACACGACCGCACCGCACGCCGCCTACGGGTGCCACGCGGAGCACGATTCCTACGCCCCGTACGTGCCCCACGGGCCGATCGAACTCCCCGCGCCGCACGTCCCCTACCTGGTCCGGCGCATCGCGCATCCCGTCGGCGCCCGGCTCGACGAGCACCTGCCCGCCGATCACAAGCTCAGCCAGGTGTACCGCGTCGGCGCGGGCCTGATGGGGCTGCTGCTGGTCGCCTTCGGGATCCTCGGGCTGATCGACCGGATCGGCTTCTTCGACACCGGCGGCGCGACGGTGCTCGCGCTGAACACCAACGGCGCGCTGAGCGTCCTGTCGATCTGTATCGGCCTGCTGCTGTTCACCGGCATGGTGATCGGCGGGAACTTCGCCTCGACCCTCAACATCGTGCTGGGCCTGCTGTTCATCGCGAGCGGTTTCGTGAACCTCGCGCTGCTCGACACCGGGATGAACTTCCTGGCGTTCAAGATCCAGAACGTGCTGTTCAGCTTCGTCGTCGGCGTGATGCTGATGTGGTTCGGGATGTACGGGCGGGTGGGCAGTGCCCTGCCGCACGACAATCCGTACTGGCGCGCCCGCCACCCCGAGCAGGCGGCCAGGGAGCAGCGGGCCGCGTCCGGGAGGCTTTAG
- a CDS encoding phosphoribosyltransferase encodes MEKGKKIDTVWSGTWVADRLGVSLREGGDPAAPRLDALLGLALRRNPKRAHLLVSQVLGKHVPQSPEAVYAAGHGLGERVRALLGDEAAAAAVVLGYAETATGLGHCVADGLGLAPYLHSTRRPVPGVAPAGGFEEAHSHATSHLLLPEDPKLLAGSGPLVLVDDEFSTGNTVLNTIADLHARHPRGHYVVVALVDMRSPADRDRLTAFAEGLGARIDLVALASGTVRLPEGVLAKGQALVEEYEEYEARDAAPGAVGSAGSAPSVGSVGSAGSAAFVERVALGWPAGLPDGGRHGFTPADRERLEAALPALAGRIADALGAEPGRVLVLGNEELMYAPLRLARALEESGAAREVRFSTTTRSPVLAVDDPGYAIRTRLVFPAHDAPADGPGDRYAYNVAGAGFDAVVAVVDGEGDTGALHAPDGLLARLAPHTGRVLLAVVPSYAPAPVATPVPVLAPVLDRQEPIMSEPLRGPAFSSYAPEDVGWLLQDFSEVELEAPTEEREEAIQAGGAHYAESLPVEYQPSPAYQELYQSALTASAARIARAVGTVTETVLAERTPSPVLVSLARAGTPVGVLMRRWARARHGLDLPHYAVSIVRGRGIDANALRWLAAHHDPADIVFVDGWTGKGAITRELAAALAEFEGFNPEIVVLADPGSCVPTYGTREDFLIPSACLNSTVSGLISRTVLRSDLVGPADFHGAKFYRELAGADVSVDFVDTVAARFDEVAEAVDAEVKELLAADRTPTWEGWAAVERISEEYGIHDVNLVKPGVGETTRVLLRRVPWKILAQRGAGADLDHVRLLAEQRGVPVEEVDGLPYTCVGLIHPRFTRGATGADGKAVASK; translated from the coding sequence ATGGAGAAAGGCAAGAAGATCGACACGGTGTGGTCGGGAACCTGGGTCGCTGACCGGCTGGGCGTGAGCCTGCGGGAGGGCGGCGACCCGGCCGCCCCGCGGCTGGACGCCCTGCTCGGACTGGCGCTGCGCCGCAACCCCAAGCGGGCGCACCTGCTGGTCTCGCAGGTGCTGGGCAAGCACGTCCCCCAGTCCCCGGAGGCCGTCTACGCCGCCGGACACGGGCTCGGCGAGCGGGTCCGGGCCCTGCTGGGCGACGAGGCGGCCGCCGCCGCGGTCGTCCTCGGGTACGCGGAGACCGCCACCGGCCTCGGCCACTGCGTCGCCGACGGCCTGGGCCTCGCCCCGTACCTGCACTCGACCCGCCGCCCCGTGCCGGGCGTGGCGCCCGCCGGCGGCTTCGAGGAGGCGCACTCGCACGCCACCTCGCACCTGCTGCTGCCCGAGGACCCGAAGCTGCTCGCCGGCAGCGGGCCACTGGTGCTGGTCGACGACGAGTTCTCCACCGGCAACACCGTGCTCAACACCATCGCCGACCTGCACGCCCGCCACCCGCGCGGGCACTACGTCGTCGTCGCCCTCGTGGACATGCGCTCCCCGGCCGACCGCGACCGGCTCACCGCCTTCGCCGAGGGCCTCGGCGCCCGGATCGACCTCGTCGCCCTCGCCTCGGGTACGGTCCGGCTCCCCGAGGGGGTGCTGGCCAAGGGGCAGGCGCTGGTCGAGGAGTACGAGGAGTACGAGGCGCGGGACGCGGCACCCGGCGCCGTGGGTTCGGCGGGTTCGGCGCCTTCCGTGGGTTCGGTGGGTTCCGCGGGTTCCGCCGCTTTCGTCGAGCGGGTCGCGCTCGGCTGGCCCGCCGGGCTCCCCGACGGCGGCCGCCACGGCTTCACCCCCGCCGACCGCGAGCGGCTGGAGGCGGCGCTGCCCGCGCTGGCCGGGCGGATCGCGGACGCGCTGGGCGCGGAGCCCGGGCGGGTCCTCGTACTCGGCAACGAGGAGCTCATGTACGCGCCGCTGCGCCTCGCGCGGGCCCTGGAGGAGTCCGGGGCGGCCCGCGAGGTGCGGTTCTCCACGACCACCCGCTCGCCCGTGCTCGCCGTCGACGACCCCGGCTACGCCATCCGCACCCGGCTCGTCTTCCCCGCCCACGACGCCCCGGCCGACGGGCCCGGCGACCGCTACGCCTACAACGTCGCGGGCGCCGGCTTCGACGCCGTCGTCGCCGTCGTCGACGGGGAGGGCGACACGGGTGCGCTGCACGCCCCCGACGGGCTCCTCGCCCGGCTCGCCCCGCACACCGGGCGGGTGCTGCTGGCGGTCGTCCCGTCGTACGCGCCCGCGCCCGTAGCGACGCCCGTACCCGTACTCGCACCCGTACTCGACCGGCAGGAGCCGATCATGTCCGAGCCCCTGCGCGGGCCCGCGTTCTCCTCGTACGCCCCCGAGGACGTCGGCTGGCTGCTCCAGGACTTCTCCGAGGTCGAGCTGGAGGCCCCGACCGAGGAGCGCGAGGAGGCCATCCAGGCGGGCGGCGCGCACTACGCCGAGTCCCTGCCCGTGGAGTACCAGCCCAGCCCCGCCTACCAGGAGCTCTACCAGAGCGCGCTGACCGCCTCCGCGGCCCGAATAGCCCGGGCCGTCGGCACCGTCACCGAGACCGTCCTCGCCGAGCGGACCCCGTCCCCGGTCCTGGTCTCCCTGGCCCGCGCGGGCACCCCCGTCGGCGTGCTGATGCGCCGCTGGGCCCGCGCCCGCCACGGCCTGGACCTGCCGCACTACGCCGTGTCCATCGTGCGCGGCCGCGGCATCGACGCCAACGCGCTGCGCTGGCTGGCCGCGCACCACGACCCGGCCGACATCGTCTTCGTCGACGGCTGGACCGGCAAGGGCGCGATCACCCGGGAGCTGGCCGCCGCGCTCGCCGAGTTCGAGGGCTTCAACCCGGAGATCGTGGTCCTCGCCGACCCCGGCTCGTGCGTGCCCACGTACGGCACCCGCGAGGACTTCCTGATCCCCTCCGCCTGCCTCAACTCCACCGTCTCCGGGCTCATCTCGCGTACGGTGCTCAGGTCCGACCTGGTCGGACCCGCCGACTTCCACGGTGCGAAGTTCTACCGCGAGCTCGCCGGAGCCGATGTCTCCGTCGACTTCGTCGACACCGTCGCCGCCCGTTTCGACGAGGTGGCCGAAGCCGTCGACGCCGAGGTCAAGGAGCTGCTCGCGGCCGACCGCACCCCCACCTGGGAAGGCTGGGCGGCGGTGGAGCGGATCAGCGAGGAGTACGGCATCCACGACGTGAACCTCGTCAAGCCCGGCGTCGGCGAGACGACCCGCGTGCTGCTGCGCCGCGTGCCCTGGAAGATCCTGGCCCAGCGCGGAGCCGGAGCCGACCTGGACCACGTAAGGCTGCTCGCCGAGCAGCGCGGGGTGCCGGTCGAGGAGGTCGACGGGCTGCCGTACACCTGTGTAGGACTCATCCACCCCCGCTTCACGCGTGGCGCCACGGGCGCCGACGGAAAGGCCGTGGCCTCCAAGTGA
- a CDS encoding zinc ribbon domain-containing protein, giving the protein MPRYEFRCRTCDDTFEVSRPMAESSAPADCPAGHADTVKLLSAVAVGGTSSAPAPSGGCCGGGGCC; this is encoded by the coding sequence ATGCCTCGTTACGAATTCCGCTGCCGGACCTGCGACGACACCTTTGAGGTCAGCCGCCCCATGGCCGAGTCGTCCGCGCCCGCCGACTGCCCCGCCGGTCACGCCGACACCGTCAAGTTGCTCTCCGCCGTCGCCGTCGGCGGGACCAGCAGCGCCCCCGCCCCGTCCGGGGGCTGCTGTGGCGGCGGAGGCTGCTGCTAG
- a CDS encoding HAD family hydrolase, which produces MTVLIASDLDRTLIYSTAALGLTMPDPVAPRLLCVEVHESKPLSYMTETAAGLLAKLTAEPGVVFVPTTTRTRKQYQRIRFPGRPAQYAICANGGQLLVDGVPDRDWRRQVAARLAEECAPLEEVHAHLLATADPAWLRKARVAEDLFTYLVVERDLVPDEWLKALVDWSEARGWTVSLQGRKVYAVPRPLTKSAAMREVARRTGATRTLAAGDSLLDADLLLAADRAWRPGHGELADAGWTAPNVTALTKAGVLAGEEIVRAFGRSAGEAGR; this is translated from the coding sequence GTGACCGTCCTGATTGCCAGTGACCTCGACCGTACGCTCATCTACTCGACGGCGGCCCTCGGCCTGACCATGCCCGACCCGGTGGCTCCGCGGCTGCTGTGCGTCGAGGTGCACGAGAGCAAGCCGCTGTCGTACATGACGGAGACGGCGGCGGGGCTGCTGGCGAAGCTGACCGCCGAGCCGGGCGTGGTGTTCGTCCCGACGACCACCCGGACCCGCAAGCAGTACCAGCGCATCCGCTTCCCCGGGCGGCCCGCCCAGTACGCGATCTGCGCCAACGGCGGGCAGCTCCTCGTCGACGGCGTTCCCGACCGGGACTGGCGCCGCCAGGTCGCGGCGCGGCTGGCGGAGGAATGCGCTCCGCTGGAGGAGGTGCACGCGCACCTGCTGGCCACGGCGGACCCGGCCTGGCTGCGCAAGGCCCGCGTGGCGGAGGACCTGTTCACCTACCTGGTGGTGGAGCGGGACCTGGTCCCCGACGAATGGCTCAAGGCCCTCGTCGACTGGTCCGAGGCGCGCGGCTGGACGGTCTCCCTCCAGGGCCGCAAGGTATACGCCGTTCCGCGTCCGCTGACCAAGAGCGCGGCCATGCGCGAGGTGGCCCGGCGTACGGGAGCCACCCGGACCCTGGCCGCCGGCGACTCGCTGCTGGACGCGGACCTGCTGCTCGCCGCCGACCGGGCGTGGCGGCCCGGGCACGGCGAACTGGCCGACGCGGGCTGGACGGCACCGAACGTGACCGCGCTGACGAAGGCCGGCGTCCTGGCGGGCGAGGAAATCGTGCGCGCTTTCGGACGTTCGGCCGGTGAAGCGGGCCGCTGA
- a CDS encoding Tellurium resistance, translating into MGFFDGLRGARAMQFQSGNASSNAIELTRRQPTVSLTKQQAVHGNLRVNLSWRMRTSDIGGRSGQSGQLLRHPFKLFKPDMVQAHTQGMVNVDLDIGCLYELTDGTRGVVQPLGNLHGDINSPPYVKLSGDDRFGAPSGETIFVNLDHAEEIKRLLVFVYIYDQTPAFDRTHALVTLYPTTGPRIEIALDERHPQARSCAVVSLEKVKGELIVRREVKFVYGFQAELDRLYGWGLQWGRGYKSTKA; encoded by the coding sequence ATGGGATTCTTCGACGGACTCAGGGGCGCGCGCGCCATGCAGTTCCAGTCGGGCAACGCCTCGTCGAACGCGATCGAGCTGACCAGGCGGCAGCCGACGGTGTCGCTGACCAAACAGCAGGCGGTGCACGGCAACCTGCGGGTCAACCTGTCGTGGCGGATGCGCACCTCCGACATCGGAGGCCGCTCGGGCCAGAGCGGGCAGCTGCTGCGGCACCCGTTCAAGCTGTTCAAGCCGGACATGGTGCAGGCGCACACCCAGGGCATGGTCAACGTCGACCTCGACATCGGCTGCCTCTACGAGCTCACCGACGGCACCCGGGGCGTCGTCCAGCCGCTCGGCAACCTGCACGGCGACATCAACAGCCCGCCGTACGTGAAGCTCAGCGGCGACGACCGGTTCGGGGCTCCGTCGGGCGAGACGATCTTCGTCAACCTCGACCACGCCGAGGAGATCAAGCGGCTGCTCGTGTTCGTCTACATCTACGACCAGACGCCGGCCTTCGACCGGACGCACGCCCTGGTCACCCTCTATCCGACCACCGGGCCGCGCATCGAGATCGCCCTCGACGAGCGGCACCCGCAGGCGCGCTCCTGCGCGGTGGTCTCGCTGGAGAAGGTCAAGGGCGAGCTGATCGTCCGGCGCGAGGTGAAGTTCGTGTACGGGTTCCAGGCCGAGCTGGACCGGCTGTACGGCTGGGGGCTCCAGTGGGGCCGCGGCTACAAGAGCACGAAGGCCTGA
- a CDS encoding O-methyltransferase, translated as MTKGNSTKITDELYQYMLDHNPPLDAVQRGLVETTYAKFPDVAGMQSAQEQGPLLAFLVRLTGARHIVEVGTFTGFSALSMAQALPADGRLITCDVSEEWTAYGREAWAAAGVADRIELRIGAALDTLRAMPQEPHIDLAYVDADKESQIRYWEELVPRLRPGGLIVTDNTLFHGSVLDESATGSAAGVRAFNEHVTKDARMDSVLLAISDGLTLSRRR; from the coding sequence ATGACCAAGGGCAACAGCACCAAGATCACCGATGAGCTCTACCAGTACATGCTCGACCACAACCCCCCGCTGGACGCGGTCCAGCGGGGGCTGGTGGAGACGACGTACGCGAAGTTCCCGGACGTCGCCGGAATGCAGTCCGCGCAGGAGCAGGGCCCGCTGCTGGCGTTCCTCGTCCGGCTGACGGGCGCCCGACACATCGTGGAGGTCGGCACCTTCACCGGTTTCTCCGCCCTGTCGATGGCGCAGGCCCTGCCCGCCGACGGGCGCCTGATCACCTGCGACGTCTCGGAGGAGTGGACGGCGTACGGCCGCGAGGCCTGGGCGGCCGCCGGGGTCGCCGACCGCATCGAGCTGCGGATCGGGGCCGCGCTGGACACGCTGCGCGCCATGCCGCAGGAGCCGCACATCGACCTGGCCTACGTGGACGCCGACAAGGAGAGCCAGATCCGCTACTGGGAGGAGCTCGTGCCGCGGCTGCGCCCGGGCGGGCTGATCGTCACCGACAACACGCTCTTCCACGGCTCGGTGCTCGACGAGAGCGCCACGGGCTCGGCGGCGGGCGTCCGGGCGTTCAACGAGCACGTCACGAAGGACGCCCGCATGGACTCGGTCCTGCTGGCGATCTCGGACGGACTGACACTGTCGCGCAGGCGCTGA
- a CDS encoding HpcH/HpaI aldolase/citrate lyase family protein gives MRHFGHIAPTVRKDLFHQEPAEFNAASPARVLAAALGATLYSPATRPTLAADIRKQAARGVVSMVLCLEDSISDADVQGGEENLVRQFAELDADSGELPLLFIRVREPEQIPDLVRRLGGSARRLAGFVLPKFGEHRGIGFLDAVAEAEADSGLPRLYAMPVLETPELLHLETRVETLSGISRTVNDYRERVLALRLGVTDFCSAYGLRRTPDMTAYDVQIVAGVIADVVNVLSRADGTGFTVTGPVWEYFRSQQRLFKPQLRRSPFLEEGVEELRTALIEHDLDGLLREIELDRANGLLGKTCIHPAHVTPVHALSVVSHEEFSDAQDILRPERGGGGVMRSAYTNKMNEVKPHRAWAERTMLRAEVFGVAKEEVGFVDLLTAGLQV, from the coding sequence ATGCGTCACTTCGGGCACATAGCGCCCACTGTCCGCAAGGACCTCTTCCACCAAGAGCCGGCCGAGTTCAACGCCGCCTCTCCCGCCCGTGTGCTCGCCGCCGCGCTCGGGGCCACCCTCTACAGCCCGGCCACCCGCCCCACCCTCGCGGCGGACATCCGCAAGCAGGCCGCGCGCGGGGTCGTCTCCATGGTCCTCTGCCTGGAGGATTCGATCTCCGACGCCGACGTCCAGGGCGGCGAGGAGAACCTCGTCCGGCAGTTCGCCGAGCTCGACGCCGACTCCGGCGAGCTCCCACTGCTGTTCATCCGGGTCCGTGAGCCGGAGCAGATCCCCGACCTGGTGCGCCGGCTCGGCGGCTCCGCGCGCCGACTGGCCGGATTCGTACTTCCCAAGTTCGGCGAGCACCGAGGGATCGGCTTCCTCGACGCCGTCGCCGAGGCCGAGGCGGACAGCGGGCTGCCCCGCCTGTATGCGATGCCGGTCCTGGAGACCCCCGAGCTGCTCCACCTCGAAACCCGCGTCGAGACCCTCTCGGGCATCTCCCGCACGGTCAACGACTACCGCGAGCGGGTCCTGGCCCTGCGCCTGGGCGTCACCGACTTCTGCTCCGCCTACGGGCTGCGCCGCACCCCCGACATGACCGCCTACGACGTCCAGATCGTCGCCGGCGTCATCGCCGACGTGGTCAACGTGCTCAGCCGCGCCGACGGCACCGGCTTCACGGTCACCGGCCCGGTCTGGGAGTACTTCCGCAGCCAGCAGCGCCTCTTCAAGCCCCAGCTGCGCCGCAGCCCCTTCCTGGAGGAAGGCGTCGAGGAACTCCGTACCGCCCTCATCGAGCACGACCTCGACGGGCTGCTCCGCGAGATCGAGCTCGACCGGGCCAACGGGCTGCTGGGCAAGACCTGCATCCACCCCGCCCACGTCACACCCGTCCACGCGCTGTCGGTGGTCTCCCACGAGGAGTTCAGCGACGCCCAGGACATCCTGCGCCCCGAGCGCGGCGGCGGCGGAGTGATGCGTTCCGCCTATACGAACAAAATGAACGAGGTGAAGCCCCACCGGGCCTGGGCCGAGCGCACCATGCTGCGCGCCGAGGTCTTCGGTGTGGCGAAGGAGGAGGTCGGCTTCGTCGACCTCCTGACGGCCGGGCTCCAGGTGTGA
- a CDS encoding DUF6193 family natural product biosynthesis protein has product MNEPSREVLADLCPELTVPGGLREALAGEAARRGHGAGPMDPVEGYDPAVAACSTRGEARFAVYATNADEREFRIEISADSGWPWGAFGSTDDLAVVDAVLHAWRDGAPIDQLRREWTLLAADPLDAAPPGRVVSTAWRLTLERSPVIRLGDAEVAEALYAQPTLRVFFPFPSHGAFSLLTSTKDPFYEEVPRVVPSGDGLWNVVLHWSRWSPQTPSRVLGSRLSAREAAALVAANVPAGSGPAIEGGWPHPAPGCR; this is encoded by the coding sequence ATGAACGAACCTTCACGGGAAGTGCTGGCCGACCTCTGTCCAGAGCTGACGGTGCCAGGCGGCCTGCGGGAAGCGCTGGCCGGCGAGGCGGCTCGCCGCGGGCACGGTGCCGGTCCCATGGATCCCGTCGAGGGGTACGATCCCGCGGTTGCCGCATGCAGCACACGTGGTGAGGCACGGTTCGCCGTATACGCCACCAATGCCGACGAACGCGAGTTCCGTATCGAGATCTCAGCGGACTCCGGATGGCCTTGGGGCGCGTTCGGCAGTACCGATGACCTCGCGGTGGTGGACGCCGTCCTGCACGCCTGGCGTGACGGGGCGCCGATCGATCAACTACGTCGTGAATGGACGTTGCTAGCGGCGGATCCTCTGGATGCGGCACCTCCTGGGAGGGTGGTGTCGACCGCTTGGCGGCTGACTCTGGAGCGCTCGCCGGTGATCAGGCTGGGCGACGCCGAAGTGGCCGAGGCGCTGTATGCGCAGCCAACCCTGCGCGTCTTCTTCCCCTTTCCGTCGCACGGTGCGTTCAGCCTGCTCACGAGTACCAAGGATCCGTTCTACGAGGAGGTTCCGCGTGTAGTGCCAAGCGGAGACGGTCTGTGGAACGTGGTTCTCCACTGGTCGCGGTGGTCGCCGCAGACACCGTCACGCGTGCTCGGTTCCCGCCTCAGCGCGCGCGAGGCCGCAGCGTTGGTCGCCGCGAACGTTCCCGCGGGCAGCGGCCCGGCCATCGAGGGAGGCTGGCCGCACCCCGCCCCCGGTTGTAGGTGA
- a CDS encoding TerD family protein yields the protein MTHAMQKGSNIPVTAVAVRAVLRWTTGPEVPDVDASALLVGADGRVRSDEDFVFYNQPRHPSGAVWRLGKKQIGEGITDAVQADLRAVTPAVDRILVVASAEDVPFERVRDLRILLYDATATGGSEPLAYFDVRPETGAETALICGELYRRGEAWKFRALGEGYSDGLVGLATDHGISVDENAPEAGAASAATGPSADQTAAMRPPTPPVPPTQAPPAVQPAYGYPQPVSPAPVPVPGGDPTFRLPVQGPQFIRR from the coding sequence ATGACGCACGCGATGCAGAAGGGCTCGAACATCCCGGTGACCGCCGTGGCGGTCCGGGCGGTGCTGCGCTGGACCACCGGCCCCGAAGTACCGGACGTGGACGCCTCGGCGCTGCTCGTGGGGGCGGACGGGCGTGTGCGTTCGGACGAGGACTTCGTCTTCTACAACCAGCCCCGGCACCCCTCGGGAGCCGTGTGGCGCCTCGGCAAGAAGCAGATCGGCGAGGGGATCACCGACGCCGTGCAGGCGGACCTGCGGGCGGTGACCCCGGCGGTGGACCGGATCCTGGTCGTCGCCTCCGCCGAGGACGTGCCCTTCGAGCGGGTACGGGACCTGCGGATCCTGCTGTACGACGCCACGGCGACGGGCGGCTCCGAGCCGCTGGCCTACTTCGACGTGCGGCCCGAGACGGGCGCCGAGACGGCGCTGATCTGCGGGGAGCTGTACCGCCGGGGCGAGGCGTGGAAGTTCCGCGCGCTGGGCGAGGGCTACTCGGACGGGCTGGTGGGGCTGGCGACCGACCACGGGATCTCCGTGGACGAGAACGCCCCGGAGGCCGGGGCGGCCTCGGCCGCCACCGGCCCCTCCGCCGACCAGACGGCGGCGATGCGGCCGCCGACCCCGCCGGTGCCTCCCACGCAGGCTCCGCCGGCCGTGCAGCCCGCGTACGGGTACCCGCAGCCGGTGTCCCCGGCCCCGGTGCCGGTTCCGGGCGGGGACCCGACGTTCCGGCTGCCGGTGCAGGGCCCGCAGTTCATCCGGCGCTGA